One genomic segment of bacterium includes these proteins:
- the hutI gene encoding imidazolonepropionase yields MNDQNLLLTNCSQVLTMVGEGLGVVENGAVRIRDGRILEVAEHPLLPEQGETEIDCCGNVVMPGFIDPHTHLVFGGWRQNEFEMRLAGRTYKEIAQSGGGILSTVIHTRLASEDDLYNRALERLHEMVNWGTTTVEVKSGYGLDTQAELRMLRVARRLGELGLCRVVPTFLGAHSVPKGTPKSDYIKRLETEMIPAVAEEGLARFCDVFCEDFVFNADESTRILETGKRHGLVPTIHADEVEASGGAEVAAKVGAASASHLLQPSEAGMAAMAHAGVAAVLLPGTSFFLRTAHRSPVAKMRDLGIVMALASDFNPGSCPMLAQPLTAQFGSIYYGLTIIEALRGITVNAARALKLDSEVGTLEPGKVADVVVTDFPDYRHIIYRLGHNPAWMTIHGGRVVHRQY; encoded by the coding sequence GTGAACGACCAGAACTTGCTGCTGACAAACTGCTCGCAGGTGCTGACGATGGTCGGTGAGGGCCTGGGCGTCGTTGAGAATGGCGCGGTCCGGATTCGTGACGGCAGGATTCTTGAAGTCGCCGAGCACCCGCTCTTACCCGAGCAAGGGGAGACCGAGATCGACTGCTGCGGCAACGTCGTCATGCCCGGTTTCATCGACCCGCACACCCATCTTGTATTCGGCGGCTGGCGGCAGAACGAATTCGAGATGCGACTCGCGGGCAGGACCTACAAGGAAATCGCCCAGTCCGGCGGAGGCATTCTCTCGACCGTCATTCACACCCGTCTGGCGTCCGAGGATGACCTTTACAACCGCGCCCTCGAACGTCTGCACGAGATGGTCAACTGGGGTACGACAACGGTCGAGGTGAAGTCGGGGTATGGACTCGACACTCAGGCAGAGCTGCGGATGCTGCGGGTAGCCAGGCGGCTAGGCGAACTGGGACTTTGCCGCGTTGTCCCGACCTTTCTCGGCGCACACAGCGTTCCCAAGGGCACACCCAAGTCCGACTACATCAAACGTCTTGAAACGGAGATGATACCGGCGGTCGCGGAGGAGGGCCTTGCGCGGTTCTGCGACGTCTTCTGCGAGGACTTCGTCTTCAACGCGGACGAGAGCACGCGCATCCTGGAAACCGGCAAGCGCCACGGGCTGGTTCCGACCATCCACGCCGACGAGGTCGAGGCCTCCGGCGGTGCCGAGGTCGCGGCCAAGGTCGGTGCGGCTTCGGCCAGCCATCTGCTGCAGCCTTCCGAGGCAGGCATGGCGGCGATGGCGCATGCCGGCGTGGCGGCCGTGCTGCTTCCCGGCACGAGCTTCTTCCTGCGCACGGCGCACCGGTCGCCGGTGGCGAAGATGCGCGACCTCGGTATCGTGATGGCGCTGGCGAGCGACTTCAACCCCGGCTCCTGCCCGATGCTGGCCCAGCCGCTCACCGCACAGTTCGGTTCAATCTACTACGGCCTGACTATCATCGAGGCATTGCGTGGCATCACCGTCAACGCGGCCCGAGCCCTCAAGCTCGATTCAGAGGTGGGCACACTTGAGCCAGGGAAGGTCGCCGATGTCGTGGTCACCGATTTCCCCGACTACCGTCACATCATCTATCGACTCGGCCACAACCCGGCCTGGATGACAATCCATGGCGGCCGGGTCGTCCACCGCCAGTACTAG
- a CDS encoding YncE family protein, which translates to MRLTRLVVCFGMLAVSLAFGQWLEKTIYLPDSFSGMRAPLRLAYDSRNNTVYVAGDAWVDAIDGATDQKVARIPTSSNGVALCFNPTNNKVYCANYDSGNVTVIDGRTNKAIATVTTGSGATALCSDSSNNKVYCANFNSNNVTVIDGATDSAIATVTAGDEPVGFCCNPTNNKVYCANWYSYSVTVIDGATDSVIATVAVGDEPGALCYNPTNNRVYCANFSGNSVTVIDGATNGVLTTVRVDTEPGVLCYDPTNNKVYCGNSYSHNVTVIDGATDSVIATVATGSGPCAFCSNPANNKVYSANAAGDVTVIDGATNGVIASVTAGMDPRDLCYDSAKNRVYCAISYSGAVVVIDGATNGVTDTVTTACGPMALCYDLASHKLYCADRGVNTPGNTVSVIDGTTSEVLATVVVGEYPCALCYNATDNKVYCAGSGVTVIDGAGDTVIATVKAGGGPLCYSPQNNKVYSTRRNNVDVIDGATNRIVATVTVGSEDFQTLCYNPTDNKVYCATDWIDNNYMTVIDGAGDSVLATLAVPGLPRALCYNSTNDKVYCADGDSYTVTVVDGAGDSVLATVASPGYPYALSYNPKDNKVYCANAESANVTVIDGGSNGVIAKVPVGDHPQALFYDLANNKVYCANGGSRDVTVFDGATNGVVATIGVGSSPCAFAWNPVQNRVYVANGMSSSVSVLRDKGGGIAETPCAKVRTTNRMATVIHGLLRLPASSVMHGASCTLLDISGRKVMNLKPGANDVRALAPGVYFVREAQAQAQAQAVRKVVLTD; encoded by the coding sequence GTGCGCCTAACGCGTCTGGTCGTGTGCTTCGGCATGCTCGCAGTCTCACTGGCCTTCGGCCAGTGGCTGGAGAAGACCATCTATCTGCCCGACTCGTTCAGTGGCATGAGAGCCCCACTTCGTCTTGCATACGACTCCAGAAACAATACGGTCTACGTTGCAGGGGATGCTTGGGTTGATGCCATCGACGGCGCGACCGACCAGAAGGTAGCCCGGATACCGACGAGCTCGAATGGCGTCGCTCTCTGTTTCAACCCGACCAACAACAAGGTCTACTGCGCGAACTACGACAGCGGCAATGTGACCGTGATAGACGGTCGTACGAACAAGGCCATTGCCACCGTGACCACAGGCTCAGGAGCTACCGCTCTGTGCAGCGACTCTTCGAACAACAAGGTCTACTGCGCGAACTTCAATAGCAACAACGTGACCGTGATCGACGGCGCGACCGACAGTGCTATCGCGACTGTGACTGCAGGCGACGAGCCTGTGGGGTTTTGCTGCAACCCGACGAACAATAAGGTCTACTGTGCCAACTGGTACAGCTACAGCGTCACGGTGATAGACGGTGCGACCGACAGCGTAATCGCGACCGTGGCCGTAGGCGACGAGCCTGGGGCTCTCTGCTACAACCCAACGAACAACAGGGTCTACTGCGCCAACTTCAGTGGAAACAGCGTAACTGTGATAGATGGCGCGACCAATGGAGTCCTTACGACCGTGCGCGTAGATACTGAACCGGGGGTCCTCTGCTATGACCCGACGAACAACAAGGTCTATTGCGGGAATTCGTACAGCCACAACGTGACCGTGATCGACGGCGCGACCGACAGCGTCATAGCGACCGTGGCTACGGGCAGCGGACCTTGCGCTTTCTGCTCCAACCCGGCCAACAACAAGGTCTATAGCGCGAACGCCGCTGGCGACGTGACCGTGATAGATGGTGCGACGAACGGCGTCATCGCTTCCGTGACTGCAGGCATGGATCCTCGTGACCTGTGCTATGACTCGGCCAAGAACAGGGTCTATTGCGCAATTTCCTATAGCGGCGCCGTGGTCGTGATAGACGGCGCGACGAACGGGGTCACCGACACCGTGACAACGGCCTGCGGGCCCATGGCCCTCTGTTACGACTTGGCGAGTCACAAGCTCTACTGCGCCGACAGGGGCGTCAATACGCCGGGCAATACGGTCTCGGTTATAGACGGCACGACCAGCGAAGTCCTCGCCACCGTGGTCGTAGGCGAGTATCCTTGTGCCCTCTGCTACAACGCGACCGACAATAAGGTCTACTGTGCAGGTAGCGGTGTGACAGTGATTGACGGTGCTGGCGATACAGTGATTGCGACCGTGAAGGCGGGTGGCGGACCGTTGTGTTATAGTCCGCAGAACAACAAGGTCTACAGCACGCGTCGCAACAACGTCGACGTGATCGACGGCGCTACCAACCGCATCGTCGCCACGGTGACGGTTGGCTCCGAGGACTTTCAAACTCTCTGCTACAACCCGACGGACAACAAGGTCTACTGCGCGACCGACTGGATAGACAACAACTACATGACCGTGATTGACGGCGCGGGTGACTCGGTCCTCGCCACGCTGGCCGTGCCCGGTTTGCCTCGGGCGCTCTGCTACAATTCGACGAATGACAAGGTCTACTGCGCGGACGGTGACAGCTACACCGTGACGGTGGTCGACGGCGCGGGCGATTCGGTCCTCGCGACCGTGGCTTCGCCGGGTTACCCGTATGCGCTCAGCTACAACCCGAAAGACAACAAGGTCTACTGTGCGAATGCAGAAAGCGCTAATGTGACCGTTATCGACGGTGGCAGCAACGGAGTCATTGCCAAAGTGCCTGTAGGCGACCATCCCCAAGCCCTCTTCTACGACTTGGCCAACAACAAGGTCTACTGCGCAAATGGCGGCAGTAGAGACGTTACCGTCTTTGACGGGGCGACTAATGGGGTAGTTGCTACCATCGGGGTTGGTAGTTCTCCCTGCGCCTTCGCTTGGAATCCAGTTCAGAATCGCGTCTACGTTGCGAATGGCATGAGTTCGAGCGTTTCAGTCCTGCGTGACAAAGGCGGGGGAATCGCGGAAACGCCGTGCGCCAAAGTGCGAACGACGAACCGGATGGCGACCGTCATACACGGTTTGCTGCGTCTGCCGGCGTCGAGCGTGATGCACGGAGCGTCATGCACGTTGCTCGACATCAGCGGGCGGAAGGTCATGAATCTGAAGCCGGGAGCAAATGACGTGCGGGCGCTGGCGCCGGGAGTGTACTTTGTGAGAGAAGCCCAAGCGCAAGCTCAAGCCCAAGCCGTTCGCAAGGTCGTGCTGACCGACTAG